tgtagattgatgagaaataaacaattcaatacattttagaataaggctgtaacgttacaaaatgtggaaagcactgtatataaaaTCTATACAATATATGACAGCTCtgaatctgtgtctgtgtgtaagtaCCCAAACTCACAATCAATCGACACATGTTTTTCCTGTGTGCAtacgtgtttttttgttttgatttagcCTAGCCTATCTGTTTTCTTTAGTGGAATGCCTACCTGCTCCGAATGTCAGCTGCCGCTTGTCCAACGGGACAGAGTTTCGGTTCAGCGGAGAGGAAGTGGGCTTCAACCAGAGCATCCCCTGCAggaatgtgtatgtatcttttTTACCAGACATTCGGCACTGTGGAAATGTTGAATACTTATAAGGGCACAacatagcaaaacgttttgcaacggaaaaccgaaacaaacatttcttattggacatggtcgggtgtattcattagtgcacaccgtagcaaaatatTTATATTGGGAAAAGTCAGGTAGGTCCCTCCTTGTTCTGTTTGCTTTCATTTTGTTCCAAGTTAATACACACCAGATAGTACCTTCCTGTTTCATGCCTAGTGAATATGACCCTGAAAGTATTTTTTGATATTGATTAGCCTAAATAATACCCCATCATATGTGATGTCTACACATGTAAAGCGTTAGTGAACTGCTTCAAACTAAAATGGGATTTCTTTGCAGGAGCGGTTACTCCTACAAAATAGCAGTGGCCTTGTCCCTCTTCCTGGGGTGGTTAGGAGCTGATCGCTTCTACCTGGGATACCCAGCTTTAGGTAGGCCTCTAACTCAACTCTGGACTTTGAAGCCAGTTCCCCtgcgttttttcattgttcccctttaatcagggactgatttagacctgggacatcaggtgggtgcaattcaATATCAGAACAGAAAACAGCAGGcgccggacctcgtagggtaagatttgaatacccctggttTACAGTATGACCTTTGACTTATCATTGCTGTAAAgcagagctaccctcctgtaggttttcattccaaccccagttgtaactaacctaattcagcttatcaaccaggtAATTATTAGGTGTTACGCACGCCTATATGAAGAGGGAACGcgacaccctgctacaactcaactctccttgaagtgaaagaggtatggactgtaggtgtgcgtaaggatgacaaaaggcagagaattgTACAGTTTACAAGGATTTTATTCCGTCACAGTAATTTTGGGGAACAGgtgctggacggaaccaaagaaaagaaagtaaatatcaaagccccctctcctaccttacctgcctacccacccactacttacctaacttagcaccacctggtgcgctaaccaaaatacagggggtggtccgcccaggtcttacctagtgtgcctagacagtgaatgtactacgggtatatgtatgcccgcgggcctcttgacTAAGCACTCRCTAGGTGCCTTCCCcatcccccctgggaacaaacaaaacaccatTTCACAATCAAAAACACAGTCCTTTTGTCATAGACATACCTTAGTAGGACCGGCTACAAATATACTGGCAACAAAGAAATCACAGGACATACTAATCATCTCCCGCTGAGAACAACCAACACAGTAAATAACCcacagccatcagcctcctctctcagcagtCATCTCtctcctgaacagaacactggcttttatatagcttcagaaggagtCTAATCGGATACAGCTGTAatttgacgagggggcggggtcagctccaatcatcaatggggctgaccaatcagctgcttggggagaattcaggaagccatctcctgaaacacacacactcaaatacacaaaCTYcaacacagaaactggggaacgtaacattaGGGTTGaagtgaacctacaggacggtagcgctccaggaacagggttggagagccctgctgtaaaGTTCAGGACGAGTATTGGTGTGCTATGTATCTATTATATATTCTATTCAAGTATTTGCAAGGCTTATTTGCTGTAAAAATACATCCAAGATTCTCCACATTTTAGGgtcttttttgtttttcctaCTAGTATGGGGTACGTAGGCATCGCAGAGCCACACTGTGGACAGGCATGAGCAAGCTTTACAGGCTGCACTTAGCAGCGCGTGGGTTGGCACGGTTGGCGTGGGCATCACCATGGAACAGTGGCYTATTAAGCTGGCAAGATGGGCCGTGGTTTTGTAGAGCAGACACCTGATGGCCATKATTTTAAAAATCAACAAAGCTACCTACGTAACCCCCCCAATAGAGAAATGTACAATGTTGTTAATAATGATTTGGAGTAATTGTGTTTTAATCACAAGAGTTGCCGTTTCCAGAATTTGCCTGCAATTTAAGATTCTCATCATTTAGCTGTGTGCGTGTGGAAGATGTGGGGCTAGTGAGCACCAGTAGCCTTTGCCCAGGGATGTCACCCCCCCCTAAGAAATGGGTAGTGCGGTGATTTGACTATGTTGTAGGCTAGTGATATTTGAATGTTGAAAGGAGAATGTGTCTAGTTGAATGACCGCCCTTGCTCTGGGCTTTCATGCAGCCAATTCACACTCTCACTGCACAGTTAAAGCACAACCTGCACACACTCATACTCCACTTCACTGCCCCTCTCACCGATAAAGACCTGTTGTTCACAATCCTCCGTTGTTTTGGAAACAAAGTTGACTTAGCACCATTTCTCTCTGAAAGCAAAGCAggcagcaaaaaaaaacacacgctcacacatacaCCCTCTCCACTCAGACACATATTCACCCAGCACTGAAAGCGTTCCAAATTGTTCACCTTCGCCTCGCAAGTTAATTTCCCATTCAGCGACACACGGGCAAAGTTGGAACGGAACACGGGGGATAAACTGAAACGTTGCCCAGTCGCCTGGATGGGAGAGTTTTCATGTAAACAACGAAGCGTTGCTCACACAATAGGTAGCAAATTATGATTAGGGGCCAGGCAGGATTTTTATTTATGCCTACTTTAAAGAGACATGGTGTGCCCCTTTAAGCTTCATCCCACATTGACTATGTGTCTCCCtttcgttctctgtctctctctgcttctctctttccctctctctagggCTGCTCAAGTTCTGCACTGTGGGCTTCTGTGGGATTGGGAGCTTGGTGGATTTCATGTTGATCTCAATGCAGGTAAGTGGCATTCAGGGAACAGCTGTGGAACACAGAGCTGCTAAGTAATCCCTCTATCTGTTGGTTATGTGTGTGAAAATCCATGGTCTTCTCACAGTGACATTGAAAGTAATTGTTTATGCATCCAATGCGGCGGTGACAAGGGTGTGTTAGGTCAGTGATCCCTAATTGTGGGTAGAAGCTCATTCCTTTTGGGTCACAGCAGATGACTACATTGGTTGGCCACAAGAAACATTAAAAGACTTGTTGGGTCACACTGCAAACAGAATTTAGGAAACCACTGTGGTGTTATCAGTATGATAATTGTATGTTTTACAAAGCTATTTCTACGATTTCAAAAGAAGTTTCTCAATTTGAGCGTACCCCCGTCAATAAACAGTCGCTCTCTTCCGCTAAATGCTCGCACAAGTCGCACCGAATGTGGGATGTAGCGTTTGTCTGGCGATAGTTCAGCGCGCTGGTGTGTCTGAACCCTAACAGTGATGGTAATCAAACGAGTGGAGCAAAGTTGGTCTTTACAGAACAGCCTGGGCTTTGATGCAATGgtcacgcaacacacacacactaatcagaGCAGGCCACGTAACACTGAACAGAAGCATAGCCAAGCCAGTCAGgaagacgctgtgtgtgtgtgtgtgtgtctgtttgtattCAGAAGAGCACCTGTGTCTGTGTGGCCCTCTGCTCAGCACTAACCTCTCTATGAATGGGGGTTAATGAGACTGTGGTGTGTTTTCGCAAAGGGGCTTCTCTAGccccatcctcccctcctcctcggTCCCCCCTAACCCCCCATTTATGGCCCCCGAGCCTGACAAAGAGAGGCCAGTCCATTTGTCATCCTGTTAGGGCCTCAGCTCACCCCTCTTTACCTTCACCGTCTCCATTAAGGAACCAGTGTTTGCAGGATGCCATACATGGTTCgtgttcactaggaaccaaatggaagcaagtcGGCCAAAACAGGGAAGGACTACTTGGGGGGGGGAAAGTAACAATTTTTTCCGCTTTCTGTTGCAAACACTTTTGCTACGGTATACACTTAGGGTTGTGAATAAGACCACGGTCCACGTGGACAGAGCAAGCCTTTAGCTTTAACTCATTGTCAACATGGCCGGATGTTTTAGAACGAAAAGCACACTTATTTGTTTGGTTTGTTCATTATAGTTAAACGTGTTGAATGAAACCCGTGTCCTTATacttaaaaatatgtttttaccgTATAGAATAGTAGTGGTGTGTCATTTTAGAACTGTGCGTCATGAATGCGACTTTCCAGAATTTTACCATAACAGTTCCCTGTATCACATctgagacaaaaacacaaaccgtGATAGAGAAACAGTATACCCTTTGTCTCGCTAGTTACCTacctctttttctcgtcctccccAGGCCTTTATAAAGCCGCTATTTCCTTAGAAAGGGGCGTTGGCGTGCGTTCGGCCACTTTGATTAAGCGAGGCGACGGGCGCACTGTTTATTGTTTTCCTAATTTCTTATTGAAGGCCCTAAGAGAGCAATGCTTTTAAGCGGCTTCGGCTGTCGCGCACAGCAAAACACTTACATTCTCAATTAGCTGTATAGGCTGCGTCCAGGTTCTCTCGTTCTCCGCCTTTTTAAAGAGTGACAATTTTGATAAAGAGTTCCGCGTCCCCGGACAGCCCATTTAGACGTCACGCTAAAGCCCCATATTTTAACGGCTAACTACCTCGACTAAAAGCAACGTCAGAGCGGGCAAATGCATCTTTGAGAAGTAATGAGTAAACACCTGGGACATGTGATAATTTATATTCATTGATTATgactgggggagaggaggaagctgTACGTGGTTGGTttgggacctctctctctctctctcgaaataCAGAGGTCCACGCCAGATGAATTATGTCTGATAACTTCCAATTTGCAAACTAGGTAGAGCAGAGACGGACACAGGTGATAGATAGATGGGACGTGGATTGTTGGAGCAGTGTGTTTTTTAAATGGGTATCAGACAGGGATTCAAGCAATTGAAGGTCTTGGATTTCCATGTAGAGCCTTCTGAGGTGTGTTTGGTTTGTACAGCAGAGAGTCTTGGATTGAGGGAGTTGACACTTGACATGGAAATTGTCAGTCTGGTTGTGGGTGCTGTCTGAACTGAATCGGTCATGCCACCGGCCTGCCCATTTCTAAATCTGCCAGTCTGATTTAACACTTCAGAAATCCTTTATCTGGCCAAAGTCCCTTAAAYGGCTGGAATGCCTCGCCAATGTTGATCTACTTGGATACAACACACTCTAGTCACAAACTCATTATCAGAGGGTTAACTAGTAGCCCAGCTGTAGCTGGACTCAGCTGTGTGTGTAAGTTCACTGGTCCCACTGCTGCGATTGCTGAGTACCAAATCAGAAGTGTATTATCTGCTGGACCCAGGTTTTCACCGTGTGTAACCTGATGTCTTTCCTCTGTTCCTTCCTTTTAGATAGTGGGTCCATCGGATAAGTCTGACTACATAGTGGACCACTACGGTGCCAGACTCACACGCCTCTCCATTACCAACGACACCTATAGAAGAACCCAGATCTCACCCTGAGGGTGTGTACACGAGTATAGCATGTTAGACACGCCGCACCGGGGTACACTAGTAGCATGTTAGAGACAACAGGCTTTGGTGAGTCATTCGTGGTGTAATTGTGGAAACCCAGAACAAACATGTCATGTAACTGCATCAGCTACCATTTACATGTTATGAATTCTGTCCACGAGAGATCTCTTTATAACAGTTTGCACGTCTTTTCATCTAACGgtgtacatacactacatatcgaaatgtatgtggacacttgttcgtcgaacatctcattctaaaatcatgggcattaatatggagttggtcccccttttgctgctacgacagcctccactcttctgggaaggctttctacgagatgttggaacattgctgcgtggacttgcttccattcagccacaagagcattagtgaggttgggcactgatgttgggcgattaggcctggctcgcagtcggcattccaattcatcccaaagttattcgatggggttgaggtcagggttttgtgcaggccagtcaagatcttccacaccgatcgcYacaaaccatttctgtatggaccttgctttttgcacgggggcattgtcctgctgaaacaggaaagggcgtgATCCgattccactaatttgaaggggtgtccacatacttttgtatatattgtgtgtcATTTTGAATGTCCACTTATTACATCTGTATGACATTCAAAATGACATGTACATGAGCCCACACTGTACAGTCTGCTAGGCATCACATGGGAATTTAACATGGACTCTATCAAATATATaagttcaacaacaacaaaatactgcatgCAACCTCTTTTCTGTCGTTTCAGGGCGAAAYtgaaaaacaacaacatgctgTCTGAATGCTGTCGTTTTTAAATTATGCCCCTCTTTTGGCATCCTATTTTTCACCCGACCAGTACATACGAACTATTCCGAGTCCACTTCTCCTGTCTGCATGTACCCCCAATGTCAGGAGTAGAGCCTGTGAAGCGAGACTTAGTCTCTCCTTGCTTCTTTGTCCCTCATTCCTTGTCTTCTCCTCAAAATGCATTTGAAGATCAAATCTGAGGAGATGAGGATACAAGGAAACAAGGAAAGACTTGAGATTCACCCGTGGTCACAAGCTCAGGTCCCGGAGGGTTACATTACAGGCATTTGTTCCAACACAACATTACCCACTCTGTGTAGCTCTCcagtaccagtgggttgatgaCCACCACCATAGTGCTTCAAGTCATCGTTGTTATACTCCTATGAGAATCTAGAATATGCACTGAGAACGGTGTACTGTAAATATAATGTCATCTGTGGTTTTTGAGTATGTCTGGCAGCAAGGGAACTAATTGTACTGTATGACTGTCTTTTTGCTTTCATTTgtcatttgagatttttgtaaATAAAGTGATCATTTAATGAACATGGCCGCCTTTTGTAAATGACGTTATCCCTCCATTAAAATGACTTTCGTAAAGGAACACACTCCGCTCCTATGCCCTCAAACAGTCCTCACAACGAACCCCCTCCACAGCAAGCAACCTCCCGCTGCAACACAACTCTGGCTATAACAAATCGATGAACCGCTGTATTCACCGTAGCAGTGTCGGATATCCATACTGATACCACATCTAGAATATCCAGCCCGCCCACCTACTGTACAACACATTCTCCCCGTCACTTTCTGTTGCACTGTGTAGATTAGGAGTGTCACACCCATATGTTTTAAAGATGGCTTTCAGGCTCATGTAGCTCATCTATCAGGCCAGTGAGAGTACACCGGGTCCCCCATCGCGCAGACGCACAGCAGGGCAACACACCCCAGACCTCAGCAGAAAGCTGAGATGGCTCTGCCTTGTGACTTTTCCCAAGCACCCCTGCTGCAGCCTTTGTAATAAAGATGACAGTAGGGATACTTCAGGGGGAGAAGATCTGTCTTCATCTGCAGGATGGATGCTGAGACCTAGCGTGTCATTTCCCTGACCTCTGAAATCCCTGCAGGATGATTGGTCACTGCCAATCATCCTGCAGGGATGGTCACACATAGTTCCATCCCTGCACACATAGTTCCTCCAATGGGCTCAACGTTTGCCGTTGAACTGCTGATAGTGTACTCCGTGTCAGATTGAACGGCAAGTTTCAGCGCAACTAGTTTCCGAGCTAGACAATATACTATATATTACGTAAATCATAAAGAAGGCCAAACGTCTTTTTCACTTCTGTGGACTAAAGATGAYAGGCAAAGAAGACAAAGAGGGATAAGAGAGCGATAGATCTGGAAARACTRGAATCCAGTCAGGCCATCCTGTACCCTCAATAGTTTGATTTTGGTCGGAACAGCCGGCTTGTACCGCCTTTCAATGAAAACGAGGTGGATGTATATTTGACTCTGTTTGAGCGGATTGCCACATCCCTAAAATGGCCGCGAGATATTTGGTCACTGTTCCTCCAAAGTGTTCTTGTGGGATAGGCTCAGAAAGTGTACGCCGCTTTATCTCTTGACCAGAGTTCAGATTATGACACTGTTAATGCTGCTCTCCTTCGGGCTTACGAGTTAGTCCCAGAAGCATACCGACAACATTGATGTAAATTACAAAAGACAGAATCACAAAGCCACTGAGTCCGCATGTCTTTTTGATCGGTGGTGTCGTTCTCAAGAGGTCGAGGACCTTGAGGATTTAAAGACTCGTACTTCTCGAGCAGTTCAAGAATTGCCTTCACAAAAAGGTTGCGACCTACATTTATGAGCACAAGGATCTCACTCTTGCGAAAGCTGCAGTTCTTGCAGATGAGTTTGTGTTGACACATACAACTACCTTCACAAYCAAAGCACCCAGTAGTTATCCCTACTCAAAAAGCAATCCAGAGAAATTAACTGCTACTCTGAGGTTTCAGTCCATTTCTACAGTGCCCAAATATAAAGATCGGCAGAAAACTGTTTTTCGTATCCACCAGTTTGTCATTACTGCTGTAGAGAAAGGACACATGAGCTCTTAGTGTCCTACGTTGAAACAGAACATTgagaatgtgaaaatgctgtttcTTCTTGTGGGAGCACTCCAGCCCATTAAGTCTCTGGTTGGGACTGCTGTATCTCCTAaatatttgagggtattttgcCTCTGACACTTCAGCAACTGGTTACAGTGTGTTAGTACAAGGCGTGGATATGTGTTGCGTGGAAGATCCTTTTTGTTTAATGTGGAACTCGAGMCAGATCTTATTTGTCGATGGAGTGAGACCTAGCCTACCGGTGAAGGTGGTCTCATTCATTTTGGTAAACGATTTGGCTGGTGGGAAGGTCGTGCCAAATCCTGTCGTTTGTAAGGAACCCAAAGTAGAGGAACCTGATGGGTTATCGGAAAAGTAGCCTAGCATGTTCCCATTTTGTGCTACAAGTGCAATGTCTAAGAAAGTCGCCGGYAGAAAGTCTAGTGTTGAGGATGTCAGCGATCCCGCCATGGTCGTTCTSTCTGAGACATTTATGGGTGATCTTGACTTCGCTAAACCTCCTGAGTTGACCTCTCCTTTGAAAACCCAAAAGGTTCGTAGGACcgctgaaggaagagagggtccctACAGTTGACACTTCGATGTCTAGGATGTCCAGCAGATTACTGATCAGAGTAATGatgtttccctctcccctctttttgcTGAGATACGTCCAAAAGCGGAGTTTGATTAAGTTCGTGTGCGTTACTTTGACAGAGATGGTGTTTAAATAAGGAAATGGTGTTCTTGCGTCACTTCCAGGCAAGACGATTGGCCCACTGTATCTCAAATTGTCATTCCAGTTACGCTTCGACAAGAGATACTGAGGTTGGCTCACGATGGTAGTATGACAGGCCATCTTGGGGTCAACAAGATGTATGACTGTATCTTGCGTAACTTAATTTGGCTTGGTCTGAAACAGGATGTCGTGTCTAACTGTAAATCCTGTCCCGTTTGCCAGCGGAACGGTAAACCAAACCAAGCTGTTCCGGTTGCAACTTCGCAGCGTATTCCTGCTTTTGACAAATGTTTCAGCAGCAGGTTTCTGGTGGACTGTGTTGGTCCTTTGCCCAAAGCCAAGAGTGGTAACCAGTTTCTCTTAACCATAATGGTTAACACTCGTGTCACTTTGGAAAATCACTCGTGTCACTTTGGAAAATCATGAGAGGAAAATTACTATGGATATTGCAGGAGTTGCcccttgaaatcagacatgttagTGGTAAGGACAACTTCATTGCTGTTTCtctcaagggtgggcagtcaatAAGTTTTATGTTTAGCCAATGTGTTGCCCTGGCTCACAATTTACTTTGACTGCACATTTTGGAGATGAGTTTTGTTTGGTCTCGTTCCAAGAGAATGAAAGTTATAGAAACATACTTTATTTTACCCGTTTCTCAAACTTCAGTTTTaggtaataataaaaaacattaaagtgtgtgtgtgtggtgtgtgtgttgttggtgttgtgtgtgtgtgtgtgttgtgtgtgtgttgtgtgttgttgtgttggtggtgtgtgtgtgtgtgtgttgtgtgtgtgtgtgtgtgtgtgtgtgtgtgtgtgtgtagcctgtcgttctgcctctgaacaaggcagttaacccactgttcccagaaggctgtattgtaaataagaattagttcttaactgatatatatgtacactaccatCCAAAAGTTgggggtcacttcgaaatgtccttgtttttgaaagaaaagcaaaaaaaattggtccattaaaataataccaattgatcagaaatacagtgtagacattgttaatgttgtaaattacttatgtagctggaaacggctcatttttaatggaatatctacataggcgtacagagaatctggagcatcagcatttgtgggttcgattacaggctcaaaatgtccagaaacaaagaactttcttctgaaactcgtcagtctattcttgttctgagaaatgaaggctattccatgcgagaaaatgccaagaaactgaagatctcgcacagcgctgtgtactactaccttcacagaacggcacaaactggctctaaccagaatagaaagaggagtgggagaccccggtgcacaactgagcaagaggacaagtacattagagtgtcaagtttgagaaacagatgcctcacaagtcctcaactggcagcttcattaaatagtacccgcaaaacaccagtctcaacagtgaagaggcgactccgggatgcRggccttctaggcagagttcatctgtccagtgtctgtgttcttttccccatcttaatcttttctttttattggccagtctgagatatggctttttcattgcaactcttcaaaactgtttttgctttgtcattaatgggtattgtgtgtaaaaaaaattttttttttaaatcctccattttagaatgaggcagCAATGTTagagctttattctaaaatatattaaaaaatatatattattctctcaatctacacacaataccctttaatgacaaagcaaaaacaggtttttagaaatattggcAAATTTATAtaacaaaaaaactgatatcacattaacAMaagtattcagaccctttgttcagtactttgttgaagcacctttggcagcgattacagcctcaagtcttcttgggtattacgctacgagcttggcacacctgtattttgggagtttctcctattcttctctgcagatcctctcaagctttgtcaggttggatgggggacgtcgctgcacagctattttcYggtctccagagatgttcgatcgtgttcaagtccaggctctggctgggccactcaaggacattcagagacttgtcatttAAGCCACTCRtgtgttgtcttggctatgtatttagggttgttgtcctgttgaaaagtgaaccttcgccccagtctgaggtcctgagtggtttgaagcaggttttcatcaaggatctctctgtactttgctccgttcatctttccctctatcctgactattctcccagtccctgccgctgaaaaacatccccacagcatgatgctgccaccaccatgcttcaccgtagggatgatgtcaggtttcctccagatgtgacgcttggcattcaggccaaagagttcaatcttggttttatcagaccagagaatcttgtttcttgtgATCAGGCTCCTTTAGgcgccttttgacaaactccaagRgtgctgtcatgtgccttttactgaYgagtggcttccgtctggccactctaccataaaggtctgattggtggagtgctgcagagatggttgtccttctgaaaggttctcccatctccatggaGCAACTCtagcgctctgtcagagtgaccatcagMttcttggtaacctccctgaccaaggcccttctcccccgattgccaggcggccagctctagaaagactcttggtggttccaaacttcttccatttaagaatggttgAGGCCActgtcttggggaccttcaatgctatagACAGTTTMtgttacccttccccagatctgttcttctacacaatcctgtctcggagctctatggacaattccttcaacctaatggcttggtttttgctctgacatgcactgtcagctgtgggaccttatatagacaggtgtgtgcctttccaaatcatgtccaatcaagttgtagaaaKATCTCAAGGAYgatcaatggaaacaggatgaggCTGatctcaatttggagtctcatagcaaaggggctgaatagttatgtaaatMAactatgaaatatgaaatatgtgggcagaactgaaaaagcgtgtgcgagcaaggaggcctacaaacctgactcagttacaccatctctgtcaggaggaatgggccaaaatccacccaacttattttgggaagcttgtggaaggctacccaaagcYtttgacccaagttaaacaatataaaggcaatgctaccaaaatactaattgagtgtatgtaaacttctgacccactgggaatgtgatgaaagaaataaaagctgaaataaatcattctctctactattattcggacatttcacattcttaaaataaagtggtgatcctaactgacctaaaacagggaatttttactaggattaaatgtcaggaattgtgataaactgagtttaaatgtatttggctaaaatgtatgtaaacttctgacttcaactgtagatttgtttaacacttttttggttactacgtgattccatatgttagttttgatgtcttcactattattctacaatgcagaaaatagtaagaatgaagaaaacccttgaatgaatagttgtccaaacttttgactggtagtgtacatccACCTCTTTTTCATTGAAAGGCGGTACAACCTGGCTGTTCCGACCAAGATCAGAGTCTATTGAGGGTGAAGGATGCCCTGACTGGATTCGGAGTGTTCGCAGATCTATCTATCATAGTCGCATGGCGTGTTCACGTTCCTGTTCTTATTGTCTGGCGGCATGCTCTTGTCTTCCCCTGTGCTCTAACAAATTTATGTTCCAAATTTTGCCTTTCGTTCTAACTCTTGTAGTTGCAGAAggatttcctcctccaccaaagcaGCACCGATCAACTCTTTGACTACTGCTTTTGGATCGCTAGATGGCACTGAGGTCATAAATGCTTTGCAACAACAGACAGATTCGCCTTTGTACATTTATCTATCTCACATGTAGGGTTTTCCACAAATGCTTCCAACTTAAAGTCCAACTT
This window of the Salvelinus sp. IW2-2015 linkage group LG16, ASM291031v2, whole genome shotgun sequence genome carries:
- the LOC111975450 gene encoding TM2 domain-containing protein 1 isoform X2; protein product: MQATVQLAIQYLCKEPRIDDATQEPANCKDMIAWVECLPAPNVSCRLSNGTEFRFSGEEVGFNQSIPCRNVSGYSYKIAVALSLFLGWLGADRFYLGYPALGLLKFCTVGFCGIGSLVDFMLISMQIVGPSDKSDYIVDHYGARLTRLSITNDTYRRTQISP
- the LOC111975450 gene encoding TM2 domain-containing protein 1 isoform X1 yields the protein MASHRSRLFCLRTLSLSIFFYCTYCHFQLVLGNDVDSCKSLRLGQYLCKEPRIDDATQEPANCKDMIAWVECLPAPNVSCRLSNGTEFRFSGEEVGFNQSIPCRNVSGYSYKIAVALSLFLGWLGADRFYLGYPALGLLKFCTVGFCGIGSLVDFMLISMQIVGPSDKSDYIVDHYGARLTRLSITNDTYRRTQISP